In Kitasatospora viridis, the following are encoded in one genomic region:
- a CDS encoding DUF4132 domain-containing protein: MTDGDYRGRVAALRSRWADKDRSGAATQLLGIAELCEGDWHGRAPEVVEFVRALTGSERSLIVEVLLGRLDMMGWRSRDVRETVIPLAALATRDLPTEELARWREPRLTEFEQSHTAAETEQLGTFARLEIASGRPLSPAVIATIRRSYLEGWSDPAELADLRAAHPEPAFNPGEPWADRALAHLAAATPAWRALCAHAATAVATKPSRKWLQTGSQLIDAMEPLAVRAAIVEWLELARLPRPVPLRHSYGGATDPLQWDPYNVDALRGLCWLLSLLPADADSARTLAAVVETALRKLPGVGPRSPRVANAAVYALAQVSGTDGLAQLARLSAKVTAKGTMKQIAAALEARATVLGQSREQVEELAVPSYGLTEVGSLVEQFGTDAQAELTVEGTAVRWSWRTGAGRVVKSAPQAVRSAHADRLKGLKATAKDIEKMVAAQSDRLDRQFLARRSWDLPAWREQFLDHPLVATLARRLIWTVDGTACCWLDGALRDLDGTPVSTAGPGTVEPWHPVGADPAQVLAWRDRLERHGVVQPFKQAHREVYLLTAAEEATRLYSNRFAAHVLRQHQFNALAAQRGWRNQLRLVVDAEYPPAVRELPAWGLRAEYWVGGSGHEDQSTAGSYLYLLTDQVRFYPIDAPANSTHAISNQGYRQRVARGGAVDPLPLAEVPALVLSEVLRDIDLFVGVASVGNDPTWSDGGPQGRFREYWASYGFGELSESARGRGELLARLLPRLAVGDRCRVEGRFLHVRGDLREYRIHLGSGNILMSPGDQYLCIVPRSAADPGLALPYEGDGMLAIVLSKALMLARDSEITDPTITSQLGRGTG; the protein is encoded by the coding sequence GTGACCGACGGCGACTACCGCGGGCGGGTCGCCGCCCTGCGCTCCCGCTGGGCGGACAAGGACCGGTCGGGGGCTGCGACGCAGCTGCTGGGGATCGCCGAGCTGTGCGAAGGCGACTGGCACGGACGGGCGCCGGAGGTGGTGGAGTTCGTCCGGGCACTGACCGGGTCCGAGCGCAGCCTGATCGTGGAGGTCCTGCTGGGCCGCCTGGACATGATGGGCTGGCGCAGCCGGGACGTGCGCGAGACGGTGATCCCGCTGGCCGCCCTGGCCACGCGCGACCTGCCGACCGAAGAACTGGCCCGGTGGCGCGAACCACGGCTGACCGAGTTCGAGCAGAGCCACACTGCCGCCGAGACCGAGCAGTTGGGCACCTTCGCCAGGCTGGAGATCGCCTCGGGGCGACCCCTGAGTCCGGCGGTGATCGCCACGATCCGGCGCAGTTACCTGGAGGGCTGGAGCGATCCGGCCGAGTTGGCCGACCTGCGGGCCGCGCACCCCGAGCCCGCGTTCAACCCGGGCGAGCCCTGGGCCGACCGCGCCCTGGCCCACCTCGCGGCGGCCACCCCGGCCTGGCGCGCCCTGTGCGCGCACGCGGCCACCGCCGTGGCAACCAAGCCGAGCCGCAAGTGGCTGCAGACTGGAAGTCAACTCATCGACGCGATGGAGCCGTTGGCGGTTCGGGCGGCGATCGTGGAGTGGCTGGAGCTGGCCCGGCTGCCGCGCCCGGTGCCGCTGCGACACAGCTACGGTGGTGCCACCGACCCGCTGCAATGGGACCCGTACAACGTCGATGCCCTGCGCGGCCTGTGTTGGCTGCTCTCGCTGCTGCCCGCCGACGCCGACAGCGCCCGCACCCTGGCCGCAGTGGTGGAGACGGCGCTGCGCAAACTGCCCGGTGTCGGTCCGCGCAGCCCCCGGGTCGCCAACGCGGCCGTGTACGCGCTGGCGCAGGTGTCCGGGACGGACGGCTTGGCCCAACTCGCCCGGCTGTCCGCGAAGGTGACCGCCAAGGGGACCATGAAGCAGATCGCCGCGGCGCTGGAGGCCCGGGCCACCGTACTGGGACAGAGCCGCGAGCAGGTCGAGGAGTTGGCCGTCCCGAGCTACGGGCTGACCGAAGTCGGCAGCCTGGTCGAGCAGTTCGGCACCGACGCGCAGGCCGAGCTGACCGTCGAAGGCACCGCCGTGCGCTGGAGCTGGCGCACCGGGGCCGGACGGGTGGTGAAGTCGGCCCCCCAGGCGGTACGGAGTGCGCACGCCGATCGGCTGAAGGGGCTCAAGGCCACCGCGAAGGACATCGAGAAGATGGTGGCCGCCCAGTCCGACCGGCTGGACCGGCAGTTCCTCGCCCGCCGGAGCTGGGACCTGCCCGCCTGGCGCGAGCAGTTCCTGGACCATCCGCTGGTCGCCACCCTGGCCCGCCGACTGATCTGGACCGTGGACGGCACGGCGTGCTGCTGGCTGGACGGCGCGCTGCGCGACCTCGACGGCACGCCGGTCAGCACGGCCGGGCCCGGCACCGTCGAGCCGTGGCACCCGGTCGGTGCCGACCCCGCACAGGTGCTCGCCTGGCGGGACCGCCTGGAGCGGCACGGTGTGGTGCAGCCGTTCAAGCAGGCCCACCGCGAGGTCTACCTGCTCACGGCCGCCGAGGAGGCGACCCGGCTCTACTCCAACCGGTTCGCCGCCCACGTGCTGCGCCAGCACCAGTTCAACGCCCTGGCCGCGCAGCGCGGCTGGCGCAACCAGTTGCGGCTGGTGGTGGACGCCGAGTACCCGCCGGCCGTCCGCGAGCTGCCCGCCTGGGGGCTGCGGGCCGAGTACTGGGTGGGCGGCTCCGGCCACGAGGACCAGAGCACCGCCGGCAGCTACCTCTACCTGCTGACCGACCAGGTGCGGTTCTACCCGATCGATGCGCCGGCCAACTCCACGCACGCGATCAGCAACCAGGGCTACCGGCAGCGGGTGGCGCGCGGTGGCGCCGTGGACCCGCTCCCGCTTGCGGAGGTCCCCGCGCTGGTGCTCAGCGAGGTGCTGCGCGACATCGACCTGTTCGTCGGAGTGGCCAGCGTCGGCAACGACCCGACCTGGAGCGACGGCGGACCGCAGGGCCGGTTCCGCGAGTACTGGGCCTCGTACGGCTTCGGCGAGCTCTCCGAGTCGGCGCGGGGGCGCGGTGAGCTGCTGGCCCGTCTGCTGCCCCGGTTGGCGGTGGGCGATCGCTGCCGGGTCGAGGGCCGGTTCCTGCACGTCCGCGGCGACCTGCGCGAGTACCGGATCCACCTGGGGTCGGGGAACATCCTGATGTCGCCGGGCGACCAGTACCTGTGCATCGTCCCCCGCAGCGCGGCCGACCCCGGACTGGCGCTGCCCTACGAGGGCGACGGGATGCTCGCGATCGTGCTGAGCAAGGCCCTGATGCTTGCCAGGGACAGCGAGATCACCGACCCGACGATCACCAGTCAACTGGGCCGCGGCACCGGCTGA
- a CDS encoding NmrA family NAD(P)-binding protein, which translates to MTTTRTALVAVTGATGKQGGATARRLLAAGHPVRALVRNPAAPAALELDSLGAELAVADFDDPSTLLPALAGASALFVVPPTTYRPDGGGPDLELARGRALADAAAAAGVRQAVFTGVASTGGEAFAAPGKRRVEQYLRERIELVTVLRPVRFMTNYLGLPGLGLDGFDQGVHRHIFPPDEPLQIIAPADIAEFAALAFEHPDRFAGRTLELAGDAPTPAEAVAAIVAATGTPLHYHQLTHTEATALSPQIAATRQHWLAGHRWHADIEALRVIHPGLRTLSDWLAEGGAAALRTRLLDQPVPRPS; encoded by the coding sequence ATGACCACCACACGCACTGCCCTTGTGGCCGTCACCGGTGCCACCGGCAAGCAGGGCGGCGCGACGGCGCGGCGCCTGCTGGCCGCCGGACATCCGGTCCGGGCACTGGTCCGCAACCCGGCCGCACCTGCCGCACTTGAACTCGACTCCTTGGGAGCAGAATTGGCGGTCGCCGACTTTGACGATCCGTCAACTCTGCTGCCCGCCCTGGCCGGCGCGAGCGCACTCTTCGTCGTCCCGCCGACGACCTACCGCCCGGACGGCGGCGGCCCGGACCTGGAGCTCGCCCGTGGCCGGGCCCTGGCCGACGCGGCAGCGGCCGCCGGGGTACGCCAGGCGGTGTTCACCGGCGTCGCCTCGACCGGCGGTGAGGCCTTCGCGGCGCCGGGCAAGCGGCGCGTCGAGCAGTACCTGCGCGAGCGGATCGAGCTGGTGACGGTGCTGCGCCCGGTGCGGTTCATGACGAACTACCTCGGGCTCCCGGGCCTCGGCCTCGACGGCTTCGACCAGGGCGTCCACCGGCACATCTTCCCGCCCGACGAGCCGCTCCAGATCATCGCCCCGGCGGACATCGCCGAGTTCGCCGCCCTGGCCTTCGAACACCCCGACCGCTTCGCCGGCCGCACCCTGGAGCTCGCCGGCGACGCCCCGACCCCGGCCGAAGCCGTCGCCGCGATCGTCGCCGCCACCGGAACCCCCCTGCACTACCACCAGTTGACGCACACCGAAGCCACCGCCCTGAGCCCCCAGATCGCCGCCACCCGCCAACACTGGCTGGCCGGCCACCGCTGGCACGCCGACATCGAGGCCCTGCGCGTCATCCACCCCGGCCTGCGCACCTTGTCGGACTGGCTCGCCGAGGGCGGCGCCGCCGCCCTGCGTACTCGGTTGCTCGATCAGCCGGTGCCGCGGCCCAGTTGA
- a CDS encoding TetR/AcrR family transcriptional regulator produces MTTATGGGDRAAARRNRATVLSAAGEAFAERGLDVPLSEIARRAGVGAGTVYRHFPSKQALLEAVFVGHLSGLAASGERRMAGTVPPADAFFGLLLEVIEKSHLRGHLCDVLAADASWPRPLLAAASLRFRRVLTALLHAAQRAGGVRPDLGLGDVLALTVGCAAMLDAHHDRRAGRRLVRLTLDGLRTSGAVTEHRPFRDTGAGSGGAAGCEECGARLTLRPTGRPVRYCGATCRQRARRRRLAGSHDGNPPVTDVH; encoded by the coding sequence ATGACGACTGCCACCGGCGGCGGGGACCGGGCCGCTGCCCGGCGCAACCGGGCCACCGTGCTGTCGGCCGCCGGGGAGGCGTTCGCGGAGCGGGGGCTCGACGTGCCGCTCAGTGAGATCGCCCGCCGGGCGGGGGTGGGCGCCGGCACCGTGTACCGGCACTTCCCCAGCAAACAGGCGCTGTTGGAGGCGGTGTTCGTCGGTCACCTGAGCGGCCTGGCCGCCTCCGGGGAGCGGCGGATGGCCGGGACCGTGCCGCCCGCCGATGCGTTCTTCGGGCTGCTGCTGGAGGTGATCGAGAAGTCCCACCTGCGCGGTCACCTCTGCGATGTGCTGGCGGCGGACGCGAGTTGGCCGCGCCCGCTGCTCGCGGCCGCCTCCCTGCGGTTCCGCCGGGTGCTGACCGCGCTGCTGCACGCGGCCCAGCGGGCCGGCGGCGTGCGCCCCGACCTCGGCCTCGGCGACGTGCTCGCGCTCACGGTCGGCTGCGCCGCGATGCTCGACGCCCACCACGACCGGCGGGCCGGCCGACGGCTCGTCCGGCTAACCCTGGACGGGCTGCGAACGTCCGGTGCCGTCACGGAACACCGGCCGTTCCGTGACACCGGTGCCGGAAGCGGGGGCGCCGCGGGCTGCGAGGAGTGCGGTGCCCGGCTCACGCTCCGCCCCACCGGCCGGCCGGTGCGCTACTGCGGCGCCACCTGCCGCCAGCGGGCCCGGCGCCGACGGCTCGCGGGTTCGCACGATGGCAATCCGCCTGTAACGGATGTCCATTGA
- a CDS encoding ROK family transcriptional regulator, with translation MPLAMPLALVADPTPPPVADRPEGATAVLRTVLDHGPVGRGELSRRTGLSPAAVSRYSADLVTLGLVREAAADREPARPGRPRIPLEIDTARHLAAGVHIAGPWLTFALTDLCGRVVAHERIAKPAGADAPWVAARLPGFLRRHAGGRSVLGVGAVTGGWVDPVLGTVVENAAIGWRGVALRQELERTTWLPVHVEGHAHALAQAECLFGAARGTDLVHLFVGNVVDAAIVAGATPLRGRRNGAGGIAHLPVPGSTERCPCGAVGCLQATVSDRAVAARAVADGVIDRPDVLLLLAAARDGDARALDLCRTRLRLLAGAVSLLLDLINPQALVLTEAVTVYLPELLPELHAAVAARGTRAGEDVVRVGSFGTDTLAVAAAAPVLAAVHQDPLGLRTARSAR, from the coding sequence ATGCCGCTCGCCATGCCGCTCGCACTCGTCGCCGATCCCACCCCGCCGCCCGTGGCCGACCGGCCGGAGGGCGCCACCGCCGTGCTGCGCACCGTGCTCGACCACGGGCCGGTCGGGCGCGGCGAACTCAGCCGCCGCACCGGGCTCAGCCCGGCGGCCGTCTCCCGCTACAGCGCCGACCTGGTGACGCTGGGTCTGGTGCGCGAAGCCGCCGCCGACCGGGAACCCGCCCGGCCGGGGCGCCCGCGCATCCCGCTGGAGATCGACACCGCGCGGCACCTGGCCGCCGGGGTGCACATCGCCGGCCCGTGGCTGACCTTCGCGCTCACCGACCTGTGCGGCCGGGTGGTGGCCCACGAGCGGATCGCCAAACCGGCGGGCGCCGACGCGCCGTGGGTGGCCGCCCGACTGCCCGGCTTCCTGCGCCGCCACGCCGGCGGGCGCTCGGTGCTCGGGGTCGGCGCGGTCACCGGGGGCTGGGTGGACCCGGTGCTCGGGACCGTCGTGGAGAACGCGGCGATCGGCTGGCGCGGGGTGGCGCTGCGTCAGGAACTGGAGCGGACCACCTGGCTGCCCGTGCACGTGGAGGGGCACGCGCACGCGCTCGCGCAGGCGGAGTGCCTGTTCGGCGCGGCGCGCGGCACCGACCTGGTGCACCTGTTCGTCGGCAACGTGGTGGACGCCGCCATCGTGGCCGGAGCCACCCCGCTGCGCGGCCGGCGCAACGGGGCCGGCGGGATCGCCCACCTGCCCGTGCCGGGGTCGACCGAGCGCTGCCCGTGCGGCGCGGTCGGCTGCCTGCAGGCCACCGTCTCCGACCGGGCCGTGGCCGCGCGGGCGGTGGCGGACGGGGTGATCGACCGGCCCGACGTCCTGCTCCTGCTCGCCGCGGCCCGGGACGGCGACGCCCGCGCGCTGGACCTCTGCCGGACCCGCCTGCGTCTGCTGGCGGGCGCGGTGAGCCTGCTGCTCGACCTGATCAACCCGCAGGCCCTGGTGCTCACCGAGGCCGTGACCGTCTACCTGCCCGAACTGCTGCCGGAGCTGCACGCCGCCGTCGCGGCCCGCGGCACCCGGGCGGGGGAGGACGTGGTCCGCGTGGGCTCCTTCGGCACCGACACGCTGGCCGTGGCGGCGGCCGCGCCCGTGCTGGCGGCCGTCCACCAGGACCCGCTCGGGCTGCGCACCGCGCGGAGCGCGAGGTGA
- a CDS encoding ABC transporter substrate-binding protein: MTPRAVRRARPLALVALLSLVAACGTSASADSATGGGSGQLTLHIGDQGKYLQTLLDTSGQSQGLGYRVVFDQFNSGPLVNQAFAAGAIDLGVMGDTPAIYAAAAGVPVDVVGVSHTVGPGYTLVARAGSGIHTLADLKGHKVAYSKGTANQGFLIQALNTVGLKQQDVTAVDVPLQNVGGVLESGTVDAATAAPQDLITYDRAHSDAVSLINGQQVSSGYTFWLASQKALGDPARRKALVDLLGRIVKANSWTRSNPDPWIDAYYVKVNKQTPQVGKLVWQASGETKFVPLDGQVVAAQQRQADLFLANGQLPKKVDVSGEFPADVQRDFNPAVAAGQN; this comes from the coding sequence ATGACCCCCCGTGCCGTCCGCCGTGCCCGCCCGCTCGCGCTGGTCGCGCTGCTGTCGCTGGTCGCCGCCTGCGGCACCAGCGCGAGCGCCGACAGCGCCACCGGCGGCGGGTCCGGGCAGCTGACCCTGCACATCGGCGACCAGGGCAAGTACCTGCAGACCCTGCTCGACACCTCCGGCCAGTCCCAGGGGCTCGGCTACCGGGTCGTCTTCGACCAGTTCAACAGTGGCCCGCTGGTCAACCAGGCGTTCGCCGCCGGTGCGATCGACCTCGGCGTGATGGGCGACACCCCCGCCATCTACGCCGCCGCCGCGGGCGTGCCGGTCGACGTCGTCGGGGTCAGCCACACGGTCGGCCCCGGCTACACCCTGGTGGCGCGGGCCGGCAGCGGCATCCACACCCTGGCCGACCTCAAGGGCCACAAGGTCGCCTACTCCAAGGGCACCGCCAACCAGGGCTTCCTGATCCAGGCACTGAACACGGTCGGCCTCAAGCAGCAGGACGTCACGGCCGTGGACGTGCCGCTGCAGAACGTCGGCGGGGTGCTGGAATCCGGCACGGTCGACGCCGCCACGGCCGCGCCGCAGGACCTGATCACCTACGACCGGGCGCACTCCGACGCGGTCTCGCTGATCAACGGTCAGCAGGTGTCCTCCGGCTACACCTTCTGGCTGGCCTCGCAGAAGGCGCTCGGCGACCCGGCCCGCCGCAAGGCACTGGTCGACCTGCTGGGCCGGATCGTCAAGGCGAACAGCTGGACCCGGAGCAACCCGGACCCCTGGATCGACGCCTACTACGTCAAGGTCAACAAGCAGACCCCGCAGGTCGGCAAGCTCGTCTGGCAGGCGTCGGGAGAGACGAAGTTCGTCCCGCTCGACGGCCAGGTGGTGGCCGCCCAGCAGCGCCAGGCCGACCTCTTCCTGGCCAACGGCCAGCTGCCCAAGAAGGTGGACGTCTCCGGCGAGTTCCCCGCCGACGTCCAGCGCGACTTCAACCCGGCCGTCGCGGCCGGCCAGAACTGA
- a CDS encoding TauD/TfdA dioxygenase family protein: MSDLSVRQVAGHIGADVDGVDLSQPLPPESVRQIKQALHRHKVLFFRGQRLDHADQIAFARQFGELTYAHPHDDAPPVDHPQIFTIDPRRFEERYGAGFRDEYRRRQYSYFDGWHTDVTAAVNPPAASILRAEVAPEVGGDTQWTNLVAAYQGLSAPLRAFVDTLRAEHRYGGAREFAAGSEYAKRIDSNLLVAVHPVVRVHPETGERALFVNPGFTSHLVGVSAAESRRLLDLLYAELTRPEYTVRFRWEPGHVAFWDNRATAHLAPRDLEHLDVARTLHRVTLIGEVPVGPDGRESELVHGRPFTADRVAGAVGAA, translated from the coding sequence ATGAGTGACCTTTCGGTGCGCCAGGTCGCCGGCCACATCGGTGCCGACGTCGACGGCGTCGACCTCTCGCAGCCGCTGCCGCCCGAGTCGGTGCGGCAGATCAAGCAGGCGCTGCACCGCCACAAGGTGCTGTTCTTCCGCGGCCAGCGGCTCGACCACGCCGACCAGATCGCCTTCGCCCGCCAGTTCGGCGAGTTGACCTACGCGCACCCGCACGACGACGCGCCGCCGGTCGACCACCCGCAGATCTTCACCATCGACCCGCGCCGCTTCGAGGAGCGCTACGGGGCCGGGTTCCGCGATGAGTACCGCCGCCGCCAGTACAGCTACTTCGACGGCTGGCACACCGACGTCACCGCCGCGGTCAACCCGCCGGCCGCCTCGATCCTGCGCGCCGAAGTGGCGCCCGAGGTCGGCGGCGACACCCAGTGGACCAACCTGGTGGCCGCCTACCAGGGCCTGTCCGCGCCGCTGCGCGCCTTCGTCGACACCCTGCGGGCCGAGCACCGCTACGGCGGGGCACGGGAGTTCGCCGCGGGCAGCGAGTACGCCAAGCGGATCGACAGCAACCTGCTGGTCGCCGTGCACCCGGTGGTGCGGGTGCACCCGGAGACGGGGGAGCGGGCGCTGTTCGTCAACCCCGGCTTCACCAGCCACCTGGTGGGCGTCTCGGCCGCCGAGAGCCGGCGCCTGCTCGACCTGCTCTACGCCGAACTCACCCGCCCTGAGTACACCGTGCGGTTCCGCTGGGAGCCCGGGCACGTGGCCTTCTGGGACAACCGGGCCACCGCCCACCTGGCGCCGCGCGACCTGGAGCACCTGGACGTGGCCCGCACCCTGCACCGGGTGACCCTGATCGGCGAGGTGCCGGTGGGCCCGGACGGGCGGGAGTCCGAGCTGGTGCACGGGCGGCCGTTCACCGCCGACCGCGTGGCCGGCGCCGTCGGCGCGGCCTGA
- a CDS encoding ABC transporter permease, which produces MATTAALAQPPAPLVDAAGLSRPRRARLPVPRPLRRLAGPLLLVALWQLLGSLGEIDPRVLATPGQVLAAAWDLARTGELASNLLASLVRVAQGLAIGVTLGVVLAVAAGLFRLGEDLVDSTMQVLRSLPVLGLLPLVIIWFGVGEEPKVALVVFATVFPVYLNTYAGIRGVDGRLVESAKVLGLGRLALIRHVVLPGAVPGFLVGLRFALTSSWLVIIIAEQLNATSGIGYLMNQAQAWYRTDIIVLGLLIYGLLGLGADAVVRLLERRLLRWRRGFDGN; this is translated from the coding sequence ATGGCGACCACCGCCGCACTCGCGCAGCCGCCCGCCCCACTGGTCGACGCCGCCGGACTGAGCCGGCCCCGCCGTGCCCGGCTGCCGGTGCCGCGGCCCCTGCGCCGCCTCGCCGGACCGCTGCTCCTGGTGGCCCTGTGGCAGCTGCTGGGCAGCCTCGGCGAGATCGACCCGCGGGTGCTCGCCACCCCGGGCCAGGTGCTCGCCGCCGCCTGGGACCTGGCCCGCACCGGGGAGCTCGCGAGCAACCTGCTCGCCTCGCTGGTGCGGGTCGCGCAGGGCCTGGCGATCGGGGTGACCCTCGGGGTGGTGCTGGCGGTGGCCGCCGGCCTGTTCCGGCTGGGCGAGGACCTAGTCGACTCCACCATGCAGGTGCTGCGCTCGCTGCCGGTCCTCGGGCTGCTGCCGCTGGTCATCATCTGGTTCGGCGTCGGCGAGGAACCCAAGGTCGCGCTGGTGGTGTTCGCCACCGTCTTCCCGGTGTACCTGAACACCTACGCCGGGATCCGCGGGGTCGACGGCCGACTGGTCGAGTCGGCCAAGGTGTTGGGGCTCGGCCGGCTGGCCCTGATCCGCCACGTGGTGCTGCCCGGCGCCGTCCCCGGGTTCCTGGTCGGCCTGCGCTTCGCGCTCACCAGCTCCTGGCTGGTGATCATCATCGCGGAACAGCTCAACGCCACCAGCGGCATCGGCTACCTGATGAACCAGGCCCAGGCCTGGTACCGCACCGACATCATCGTGCTCGGCCTACTGATCTACGGGCTGCTGGGCCTGGGCGCCGACGCCGTGGTCCGCCTGCTGGAGCGCCGACTGCTCCGCTGGCGGCGCGGATTCGACGGAAACTGA
- a CDS encoding ABC transporter ATP-binding protein codes for MTTATTTGPVDTADAQPVQDIVGTDPTPETAVLARGVRRSFEGREVLAGLDLRLGRGEFVAMLGRSGSGKSTLLRAIAGLDSDFQGQLLVPRRRSVVFQDPRLQPWKRVLDNVVLGLPGPRAENRARGLAALTEVGLEQHAKAWPVTLSGGEAQRAALARALVREPELLLLDEPFGALDALTRVRMHGLLRELCRRHRPAVLLVTHDVDEAVLLADRIVVLTEGRLGTAHEARVPKERPRSHPEFARLRSALLAELGVREEPAEPGEPG; via the coding sequence ATGACGACGGCTACCACGACCGGACCGGTCGACACCGCTGACGCCCAGCCGGTGCAGGACATCGTGGGTACGGATCCCACGCCGGAGACCGCGGTGCTCGCCCGCGGCGTGCGCCGCTCCTTCGAGGGCCGCGAGGTGCTGGCAGGCCTCGATCTGCGGCTGGGGCGCGGCGAGTTCGTGGCGATGCTCGGCCGCAGCGGCTCCGGCAAGAGCACCCTGCTGCGCGCCATCGCCGGCCTCGACTCGGACTTCCAGGGGCAGTTGCTGGTGCCGCGGCGGCGCTCGGTGGTCTTCCAGGACCCGCGCCTGCAACCCTGGAAGCGCGTGCTGGACAACGTGGTGCTGGGCCTGCCCGGCCCGCGCGCCGAGAACCGGGCCCGCGGCCTGGCGGCCCTGACCGAGGTTGGCCTGGAGCAGCACGCCAAGGCCTGGCCGGTCACCCTCTCGGGCGGCGAGGCGCAGCGCGCGGCGCTCGCCCGCGCCCTGGTCCGGGAGCCCGAACTCCTGCTGCTGGACGAGCCGTTCGGCGCACTCGACGCGCTCACCCGGGTCCGGATGCACGGCCTGCTGCGCGAGCTGTGCCGGCGGCACCGGCCGGCCGTGCTGCTGGTCACCCACGACGTGGACGAGGCGGTGCTGCTCGCCGACCGGATCGTGGTCCTGACCGAGGGCCGGCTGGGCACGGCCCACGAGGCCCGGGTGCCGAAGGAACGACCGCGCAGCCACCCGGAGTTCGCCCGGCTGCGGAGCGCCCTGCTGGCCGAGCTCGGAGTGCGCGAGGAACCGGCGGAGCCGGGCGAGCCCGGCTGA
- a CDS encoding LLM class flavin-dependent oxidoreductase has product MTTAERQLHLNLFILDTGHHEASWRLPQSDPLAHIDLDYHRNLARIAEEATFDSVFLADAPALWGDVGQRPSGRLEPTLLLAALAGATSRIGLIATASTSYNDPYNLARRFNSLDHVSGGRAGWNIVTTAGDVAARNFGLDTQPAHAERYERAAEFLEVSTLLWDSWQDDAVVADKESGVHALNERVHPIGHAGRFFRVEGALNVPRSPQGHPLLVQAGSSEDGKDFAARWAEAVFTAQPTLAEGQAFYADVKRRAAGFGRDPELVKVLPGIVPVIGETEAEARELEAELDRLIRPEFAQRQLAGLLGLEPERLPLDEQLPADLPDEDVIEGAKSRYTLIVELARRERLTVRQLIARLGGGRGHRTFAGTAEQVADTIEEWFHHGAADGFNIMPAVLPSGLEVFAQQVVPILRERGLFRTEYTGSTLREHYGLPRPAGRPAVAAAA; this is encoded by the coding sequence ATGACCACCGCCGAGCGCCAACTCCACCTCAACCTGTTCATCCTCGACACCGGCCACCACGAGGCGTCCTGGCGGCTGCCGCAGTCCGACCCGCTGGCCCACATCGACCTCGACTACCACCGCAACCTCGCCCGGATCGCCGAGGAGGCCACCTTCGACTCCGTCTTCCTGGCCGACGCCCCGGCGCTGTGGGGCGACGTGGGCCAGCGGCCGAGCGGCCGGCTGGAGCCGACCCTGCTGCTGGCGGCGCTGGCCGGCGCGACCAGCCGGATCGGCCTGATCGCCACCGCCTCCACCAGCTACAACGACCCGTACAACCTGGCCCGCCGGTTCAACTCGCTGGACCACGTCTCGGGCGGGCGCGCCGGTTGGAACATCGTCACCACCGCCGGTGACGTCGCCGCCCGCAACTTCGGCCTGGACACCCAGCCCGCGCACGCCGAACGGTACGAGCGCGCCGCCGAGTTCCTGGAGGTGTCGACCCTGCTCTGGGACAGCTGGCAGGACGACGCCGTGGTGGCCGACAAGGAGAGCGGCGTGCACGCGCTGAACGAGCGGGTGCACCCGATCGGCCACGCCGGCCGCTTCTTCCGGGTCGAGGGCGCGCTGAACGTGCCGCGCTCGCCGCAGGGCCACCCGCTGCTGGTGCAGGCGGGCTCCAGCGAGGACGGCAAGGACTTCGCCGCCCGCTGGGCGGAGGCGGTCTTCACCGCACAGCCCACGCTGGCCGAGGGGCAGGCCTTCTACGCCGACGTGAAGCGGCGCGCGGCCGGCTTCGGCCGCGATCCGGAGCTGGTCAAGGTCCTGCCCGGGATCGTCCCGGTGATCGGCGAGACCGAGGCCGAGGCACGGGAGTTGGAGGCCGAGCTGGACCGGCTGATCCGTCCCGAGTTCGCCCAGCGACAGCTCGCCGGCCTGCTCGGCCTGGAGCCGGAGCGGCTGCCGCTGGACGAGCAGCTGCCGGCCGACCTGCCGGACGAGGACGTGATCGAGGGCGCCAAGAGCCGCTACACGCTGATCGTCGAGCTGGCCCGGCGCGAGCGGTTGACGGTCCGTCAGCTGATCGCCCGGCTCGGCGGCGGGCGCGGCCACCGCACCTTCGCCGGGACCGCCGAACAGGTGGCCGACACGATCGAGGAGTGGTTCCACCACGGCGCGGCCGACGGGTTCAACATCATGCCGGCCGTCCTGCCCTCCGGCCTGGAGGTGTTCGCCCAGCAGGTGGTCCCGATCCTGCGCGAGCGCGGCCTGTTCCGCACCGAGTACACCGGCAGCACGCTGCGCGAGCACTACGGCCTGCCGCGCCCGGCCGGTCGCCCCGCCGTCGCGGCCGCTGCCTGA